Part of the Janibacter alkaliphilus genome is shown below.
CTGCGCCGCTGCTGGGCGCGCGTCGGCGAGGTGCTGGAGGTCCCTGAGGACCGCCGCGGCGCCTGGATCCACGCGGTCACCTCCACCCGGATGCAGACCCGCACCGATCCGTGGGTCAACCTGCTGCGCAGCACCATCGCGTGCTTCGCCGCCGCTGCCGGGGGTGCCGAGGCGATCACCGTGCTGCCCTACGACAGCGCGGACGGGCTGCCCACCGGCTTCTCGCGCCGGATCGCCCGCAACACCCAGTCGTTGCTGGCCGCCGAGTCGCACGTCGCCCGGGTCGCCGACCCGGCCGGCGGCTCCTGGTACGTCGAGAGCCTCACCGACGAGCTGGCGCAGGCCGCCTGGCAGTGGTTCGGCGAGCTCGACGGCGCCGGGGGCGCGGCTCAGGGCCTCGCCTCCGGGCGCATCGCCGAGCGCCTCGCCGCCACCCGCGCCGAGCGGGACGCCGGCCTGGCCACCCGTCAGGTGCCGCTCACCGGGACCTCCACCTTCCCGCTGGCCGGCGAGGCGCCGCTGCAGCGCACCGCCCGCGTCGAGCTGCCCCGCCGCGGTCTGCCGCGGCACCGGGACAGCGAGGTCTTCGAGCGGCTGCGCGACCGCACGGCCGCCGCCGGCGGCCTTAGCGTGCCGGTGCTCGCCCTCGGCCCGGTCAAGGAGCACACCACCCGGCTGACCTGGGTGAGCAACCTGCTCGGCATCGCCGGGATCACCCCCGAGGTGATCGAGGTCGGTGACGACCCGGCCGCTGCGGCCCAGACGGTCGCCGGCGCCCCGGCCGTCATCCTGGCCACCAGCCCGAAGGGGTACGCCGCCCACGGCGCAGCCACCCTCGCCGCGCTCGCTGCGAGCGACCGACCCGGCCGGGTGCTGCTCACCGGCCGCACCCGCGAGCTGGGCGAGACCGAGGGGGCCGCGGTGGACGGCGAGCTCCGAGAGGGCATCGACGTCGTGGCCACCCTCACCGACCTGCTGGACGCGCTCGGCGCGCCGGCCTCCACGGAAGGAGCCTCGGCATGACCGCCGAGACCAGCAGCCCGCAGGGCACCGGTGCGGCCGGTGCCGACATCCCCACCTTCGACACCGTCGAGCTCGGCGAGCCCACGGTCGGCGAGCAGGCCCGGCAGACCTGGGACGAGGCCGTCGCGGGGGTCGAGGGGCTGGCCGACGGCTGGGAGACCCCCGAGCACGTCGTCGTGCCGCCGGTCTACACCGAGGAGCACACCGAGGGCCTGGACTTCCTCGGCACGGTGCCCGGCGCCGCCCCCTTCCTGCGCGGTCCCTACCCGACGATGTACGTCAACCAGCCGTGGACCGTCCGGCAGTACGCCGGCTTCTCCACCGCCGAGGAGTCCAATGCCTTCTACCGGCGCAACCTCGCCGCCGGGCAGAAGGGGCTCTCGGTCGCCTTCGACCTGGCCACCCACCGCGGCTACGACAGCGACCACCCGCGGGTCGGCGGCGACGTCGGCATGGCCGGGGTGGCGATCGACTCGATCTACGACATGCGCACGCTCTTCGACGGCATCCCGCTGGACCAGATGAGCGTGTCGATGACCATGAACGGCGCGGTGCTCCCGGTGCTCGCGCTCTACGTCGTCGCTGCCGAGGAGCAGGGGGTGAGCCCGGAGCAGCTCTCGGGGACCATCCAGAACGACATCCTCAAGGAGTTCATGGTCCGCAACACCTACATCTACCCGCCCGAGCCGTCGATGCGGATCATCTCCGACATCTTCGCCTTCACCAGCGAGCGGATGCCGCGCTTCAACTCGATCTCCATCTCCGGCTACCACATGCAGGAGGCCGGGGCGACGCAGGACCTCGAGCTGGCCTACACCCTGGCCGACGGGGTGGAGTACATCCGCGCCGGGCGGGACGCCGGGCTGGACGTCGACCGGTTCGCCCCGCGGCTGAGCTTCTTCTGGGCGATCGGCATGAACTTCTACATGGAGATCGCCAAGATGCGCGCCGCCCGGCTGCTCTGGGCGCGGCTGGTCTCGGAGAACTTCGCGCCGCAGAACGCCAAGTCGCTCTCGCTGCGCACGCACAGCCAGACCTCCGGGTGGAGCCTGACCGCCCAGGACGTCTACAACAACGTCGTGCGCACCTGCATCGAGGCGATGGCCAGCACCCAGGGCCACACCCAGAGCCTGCACACCAACGCCCTCGACGAGGCGATCGCGCTGCCCACCGACTTCAGCGCGCGGATCGCCCGGAACACCCAGCTCGTGCTGCAGCAGGAGTCCGGCACCACCCGGGTCATCGACCCCTGGGGCGGCAGCGCCTACGTCGAGCGGCTCACCCACGACCTCGCCGCCCGCGCCTGGGAGCACATCGCCGAGGTCGAGGAGGCCGGCGGCATGGCCAAGGCCATCGAGGCCGGGATCCCGAAGATGCGCATCGAGGAGGCGGCCGCGCGCACCCAGGCGCGGATCGACTCCGGCCAGCAGGCGCTCATCGGGGTCAACACCTACCCGGTCACCGACAGCTCGGCGGACGAGGCGGTGGAGATCCTCAAGGTCGACAACGCCTCGGTCCGCGCCCAGCAGATCGCCAAGCTGGAGCGGCTGCGCGAGGAGCGCGACGAGGAGGCGACCCAGGCCGCGCTGCGGGCCCTGACCGAGGGCGCGAAGGGGGACGCCAACCTCCTCGAGCTGGCCATCGACGCCGGCCGCACCAAGGCGACCGTCGGCGAGATCAGCGCCGCCCTGGAAGAGGTCTTCGGCCGCTACACCGCGCAGATCCGTACCATCTCCGGTGTGTACCGGGACGAGGCCAGGGACAGCGGACCGGTGGCCGCCGCCCAGGCGCGGGTCGAGGAGTTCGAGCAGGCCGAGGGGCGCCGGCCGCGCATCCTCGTGGCGAAGATGGGCCAGGACGGCCACGATCGCGGGCAGAAGGTCATCGCCACCGCCTTCGCCGACCTCGGCTTCGACGTCGACGTGGGCCCGCTCTTCCAGACCCCGGAGGAGGTCGCCCGTCAGGCCGTCGAGGCCGACGTGCACGTCGTCGGGGTCAGCTCGCTGGCGGCGGGGCACCTCACCCTGGTGCCGGCGCTGCGCGAGCAGCTGAACGCCCTGGGCCGCCAGGACCTCATGATCGTCGTCGGCGGGGTCATCCCGGACCAGGACTTCGAGGAGCTGCGGGCCGCCGGCGCGGACGACATCTACCCGCCGGGGACGGTCATCGCCGAGGCGGCGGTGCGGCTCGTCGACGCTCTCGCGGAGCGCGCCGCGACCGATGCCTGAGGCCGTCGCCGACCTCGCCGCCGGTGTCCGCTCGGGCTCGCGGGCGCACGTCGCCCGGGCGATCACGCTCGTGGAGTCCTCGCGCCCGGACCACCGGGAGCGGGCGGGTCGCCTGCTGGCCGAGCTCGCCGGGGACACCGGCGGCTCGGTGCGGGTCGGCATCTCCGGGATCCCAGGCGCCGGCAAGTCCACTTTCATCGACGCGCTCGGCACCCGGCTCATCGAGCAGGGGCACCGGGTCGCGGTCGTCGCGGTCGACCCGAGCAGCTCGCGCACCGGCGGCTCGGTCCTCGGCGACCGCACCCGGATGGCGGCGCTCACCGCCAGCGACGACGCCTTCGTCCGCCCTTCGCCCTCGGGGGCGCACCTCGGCGGGGTGGCCCGGGCGACCCGGGAGTCGATGCTCGTGCTCGAGGCGGCCGGCTTCGACGTGGTGCTCGTCGAGACGGTCGGGGTCGGTCAGTCCGAGGTGGCCGTGGCCGGGATGGTCGACACCTTCCTGCTGCTGGCGCTGGCCCGCGGCGGCGACCAGCTGCAGGGGATCAAGCGCGGCATCCTCGAGATGGCCGACGTCATCGCGGTGAACAAGGCCGACGGCCCGCACGAGTCGGACGCCTGGGTGGCCGCCCGGGAGCTCTCCGGCGCGATGCGGCTGATGAACCCCGACCCGGAGGCGCGCCGGCCGCCGGTGCTGACCTGCAGCGCGCAGACCGGCACCGGCCTCGACGAGGTCTGGCAGGCGGTGCTCGACCACCGCTCCTGGCTGGAGCAGGAGGGCTCGCTGCACTCGCGGCGGGCCGAGCAGCAGCGGGACTGGATGTGGGCGATGGTCGACGCCGAGCTGCGCGACCGGGTGCGCCGCGCCCCGTCGGTGCGCGCCGAGCTCGACGGGCTGGTCGCCGGCGTGCGCTCGGGGGAGACCAGCGCCGTCGAGGCGGCCCAGCGGATCCTCGTGGACTTCGCCGGGGACCTGCACGCGGACCTGCGCCAGGACCCCACCGGCCCCTGACCCCCCTTCGACAGTCCTAGGAGAGTCCGACAGGACCTCGCGCGCGCCCGGTCCTGGGCGACAGTCCTAAAACTGTCGATGGGGAAGGGGGGCGGGTCAGGTGCGCGAGCCGGAGCCGGTGCCGGTGCCGGTGTCGGCGCCTCGGCCATCGCTCGCCGTGGCACCCTCGGCGTCGTCGAGGTGCTCGGCGGGGTCGTAGCCGATCTCGCCGCGCTCGATGGCGTCGCTGCCGGCCGCCTCGGCCTCGTCCGGGATGCCGTGCACCTCGGTGACGAAGCGCAGGTTCTCCTTGCGCAGCGCGATCATCAGACCGATCCCGGCGATGAACATCAGCGTGAACATCGGCAGCCCGACCACCGTGATCACCTGCTGCAGGGCCTCCAGCCCCTGGTCGCCGGCGACGATGATGAGCACCGCGGCAAGCGCGCCCTGGGAGACGCCCCAGAAGACCCGCTGCATGACCGGGCCGGCCTCGCCGTCGCCGGTGCACAGCATGTCGACGACCAGCGCCGCGGAGTCTGCGCTGGTGGCGAAGAAGATCGCCACGATGACCACGGTCAGCCCCTGCAGCAGGGTCGTGCCGGGGAAGTTCTCGAAGAACTCGAACATCGCCAGCGGCACGCTGTCGGCGACCGCGGCCGAGATCTCGCCCCCGCCACCGCCGATGCCGTCGATGCTCATCGCCGACCAGCCGAAGGTGACGAACCACAGCAGGGTGAAGAAGGAGGGCGCGAAGAGGACGCCGAGGACGAACTCGCGGATCGTGCGCCCCTTCGAGATCCGCGCCAGGAAGATCCCCATGAAGGGCGCCCAGCTCACCGTCCACGCCCAGTAGAAGACCGTCCAGCCGCCCTGCCAGCTCCACCCCTCCTCGGTGGTGGCGTCGGCGAGCGAGTCGTTCCACAGCGCCAGCGAGGGCAGCGCGGTGAGGTAGTTGCCGAGCGTCTCGAAGACCTCACGGAAGAGGAAGAGGGTCATCCCGCCGGCGACGAAGACGAAGATCATCAGCGCCGTCGCCATGCCGATGTTGATGTTGCTCAGCAGCTTGATGCCGTTGTCCAGGCCGGCGACGATCGAGGTGACCGCCACCGCGGTGAGCACGCCGATGATGAGCACCTTGAGGGTGGTGCCGTTCTCCCAGCCGAAGAGCTCGTTCAGCCCGGCCCCGATCTGCGAGGTGCCCAGCCCGATCGAGACGGCCACGCCGAAGAGCGTGCCGAGGATCGCGGTGATGTCGATGGCCCGGCCGATCGGCCCGTAGATGCCCTCCTTGAGGAAGGGGTAGAAGACCGAGCTCACCCGCACCGGCAGCTCGTAGCGGTGGATGAAGTAGGCGAAGGCCAGGCCGGGCAGCGCGAAGATCGCCCAGGTGTGCAGCGACAGGTGGTAGAGCGCGAAGTTCATCGCGTCCACGGCGGCCTCGGCGGAGTACGGCTCGACGTCGGCCTGCGGCGGGGTGGAGAAGTGCGAGATCGGCTCGGCCACGCCCCAGAACATGAGGATGGTGCCGATACCACCGGCGAAGAGCATCGTGAACCACGAGATGAAGCTGTACTGCGGCGGGTCGTCCCGCCGGCCCAGCCGCACCTGGCCGTACGGGCCGAAGGCGACGAAGAGCAGGAAGACCAGCCAGGCGGTCACCCCGAAGATGAAGTACCAGCCGAGGTTGGTGACGATCCACTCCCGGCCGGTGCCGAAGACCTCGCTGGTCTGGGTCGGGAAGAGGAGCAGCAGGGCGAGGATGAGCACCATCAGACCGGCCGAGACGAAGAAGATCGTCGGCTGGGTGCGTAGCCCGAGGCGGCGTGCGAGGGCGTCCATGGCGTGGCGTGCCTTCCGTGTCCGGCGGTGACACGCACCGGCCAGGGGCGGGCCGCGCGGCGCGTCGTGAACCCGTCAGTCCTTTCACGAGCGGCGCCCGGGCTTCAACCGAGGACCGCGGAAGGGCGCTGATCGTGACGCTTTCGTGCTGTGGGGGACAACGGGTGTGCTGCGGCGCCCGGCGGTCCTGCTGCCGCTCCGACGCCGGTCTCAGCCCTCCGCGGGCCGTCCCGGGCGGGCCGGGGCGACGCCGACCCGCTTCGCCACCTCGACGAGCACGAGGGTCATCCCGGCGGTCGCGACCAGGCTGATCAGCGACGCCGCCGCGTTGCCGCTGGTCTCCCCGGTGACGTAGGCGCTCTCCAGGCCGCCGAGCAGCAGCAGGCCCACGGTGATGACGAGGTTGTTCACCACGTGCAGGGCGGTCGCCGCCTCGATCCCGCCGGTGCGCCAGGTGAGGTAGCAGGTGGCGGCGGCCATCCCGCCCAGGTCGATCAGCGTCCAGGGGTCGGGGGAGCCGTGCGCGGCCGCGAAGAGGCCGGTGGACAGCACGGTGCCGACGACGATGGCCACCACCGGGTTGCGGATCCACGCACCCACCCCCTGCAGCAGCGCCCCGCGGAAGGCGACCTCCTCGCCGGCGGCCTGCAGCGGCGTCGTCAGGAGGGTGATGACCAGCAGCCACCCGAGGTGCTCGGGCCGGCTGCTCGTCTCACCACCGCCGAGCAGCCAGGCCATCGCCAGGTAGCCGCCCCACAGCAGCAGCGTGACCAGCCCGGCCTGCGCCAGCCAGCGCCAGCGCAGCCGTCCGGTCACCGACCAGATCCGGCCCGCGGGTCGCCAGTGCCCGACGCGGGTGGCCAGCAGCACCGCGGGGATGAGCGCGGCCAGGGTGAGGTTGTTGAAGAGCATCGTCCGGGGGTCGAGCAGGTCGACGTCCTCGATGCCCTCGATGGACATCATGTCCGGGTCGGCGATCAGCCAGGCGGCGCCGATGATGCAGGAGAACGCGAGGTAGCTGCCGATCCCGACGGCCAGCGCGAGGAAGGGCCGCCACCAGCGGTAGCCGCTGGTGCGCATCTGGTGCACGTAGGGGCGGGGTGTCCCGTCGTCGGGCAGGGGCGCCCAGCCGCTCGGCCCGGGCGAGACCATCGGCGGCGGGGGAGCGGGCATGCCCGGCGGCACGGGGGTGGCCGGCCAGGAGGACGGCACGGCGGCTGTCCCGGGAGGCGCGGGCGTGGCGGGCCGCGCCTCGGGGCGCTGCGCCGCCCGGGCGCCGGCGGCCCGGGCCAGCCCGGTGACGAGCAGGTGCGGCCCCTCGGTGGCAGTGAGGGCAGCCCCGGTGAGCCGGGCGAAGGGGTGTCCCTCCAGCCCGAGCACGGGCGCGGCGTCGACCGTGCCCTCCAGCCGCCACCGGCTGCCCGGCGCCCGGGTCAGCTCCTCGCCGCGGCCACCGACCTCCGGGCCGGCGAGGCTGCCGAGCAACGGGATGCCCAGGTGCAGGGCGTCGCCGATGGTCGCGTCGTGCACCTCGGCCGGCTCGCCCGGCGGCGGCGCCATCAGCCAGACCCCGTCGACCTCCGCGCCCAGCCGGACCCCGGCGATCGCGGGCTGCAGCAGCGCCCCGGGAGCGGCGTCCTGCAGCGCCTGCCAGGCCCGGGAGGCGGGCCCGGTCGGCCAGGCGGCGGACCCGACGAGCAGGATCAGGGGTGCCGGAGCCATGGGCGGCAGCCTAAGTGACCCCCAACCGGCAGTAGCGACGCCGTCCTCGTTCCAAACTAGGAGAGTCGCTCTGATAGCCAGTTGGGGGGAGGTTGAGATCCGTGAGCTGAACTCCACTTCTCGTCGTGTTCAACGACTAACCTATCCCTGTGAGCCAGCCGACTGATACGCGCGTTCGTCTAGACCGCCTCGCCGATGACCTCTCGCCCAACGGGCAGGTGCAAACCACCACCTTTCACAAGGCGATGGATGGGATCGAGGTGCCCAAGTCTCTGCCTGACTGGTACGTCTATCCCAACCTTGCCCTGGACGGGGAAATATTGCGTGGCCGTGTACTCCTGGTGGACGCGGCAGGAGCGGTCGGCAAGAGCGCAGCGGCCACAGCGTTTTCGGCCATCCTGGGGTGGCCACTCGTTCACACAGAACGTGCGCAAGTAGGGTCCTTCTCGCTGAGTGGAATAATTCAAGAGTCAATGGGGATCGACAGTGACTTTCTCGCGCGAGTGAGCTCGGGCACCTCCGGGTTGGTTATTGACGCCTTGGATGAAGCTCTGATGAGAGCTGGCTCAGATAACTTCTTTGCCTACATGGACAACATTGCGAGCGTGGCGGCCAGCATTCGATCCGAAAAGCCGGGCATCATCCTTCTTTCCCGCACCGAAACGGCTGACCTTGTTGCCGATCACTTGAGTGAGAAGGATGTCGCCTTCATTCGATCGAGATTGGACTTCTTTGGCAAGGCGGAGGCGGAGCAGTACGTGCGGAAGTACATGCGCAGACGCCACTCAGAAACTTCAGACGCTAAGTACAACGCCGCCATGTCTCATCCTGCGATATTCGATAAGCTGTTGCGCAAGCGCATGGTAGGTTTGGGCAAGCTGGTTGCCCCGAACTCGGATATTCGGCAGGAATGGAGGGACTTCGAGGACTTTCTTGGGTACGCTCCGGTTTTGGACGCAGTTGCTGAGTCGGTTGCTGTGACTAATCCTGCCCTCGAACTCTCGGCCGGATCGAACGGGTCCAGTTCGCAGTTCCTGCGCAAAGTTCTGAGCGACATACTTGTCCGAGAGCAGTCCAAAGTGGAGTCGGGCCTCATCGAGAAGTTGCGAGTGACGCTTTCGCCGGGTCTCGACATGGCATCCGTTGAGAACCTGTACTCCCCGGATGAGCAAGTCTCACGCCTGGCCGCTCGAGCGGCCGGCGTTGAGGTCAGCGTGGAGCTCCCGGCGTCCCTGCCTTCAGAGCTAGGGGCGACCTACCGCGACGCCGTTGAGATGTTCCTTTCCGACCACCCCTTCATGCGCGGCAAAGACTTCGCCTCGGTTGTCTTTGCTGACTACGTTATCGCGTGTGCAGAGAGTCCGGCTGCGCTCGTGTCCGTTGACAGGCAGAGCGCATCCCCTCGGGTGGGTCCGTTCTACTGCAGGTTCTTGGCGCCTGCGGAAGCTGATACGCACACCAGCATCGACGAGAAGGTCATCGCGAGGCTCCTTGCATCTTGGAGGGCGGAGTCTGACGTCGTTCAGGCTCAGGGTTTCGCGATTTTCTCTGCGGGGGACGGGGAGTGTCGCTTGACACTGGTCAGAGGTGATATGGCTCATGGCGACCGAGGGGGTTTCGCAGCCGATCCGCTCGAGTTCCGCGTCTCGAACTTTTCCAGTCTTCTGGAGTTAAAGTCCCCTATCGCTAACATATCCGTGGTCGGAAACATGGGAGTGCACTTCTCCTCTGATTCGGAGGAGTTGATTCTAGGTGACCACGTGGTGGTCGTCGTCGATGAGGTGGAGGTTGACGCGAAGTCGATCAGGGTTGCGTCCAATGACGAAGCGCCGGCCATTTTAGTGGCCTTCTCAGAGTTGAAGGCTAATCGCCTTGAGAGAGTCGGCGGTTCTGAAGCGCTGAAGATTTCTTCTCCTGATTCGCCTGGCAGGCTACGGTCATACACCTTCGAAGTCGAGTCAGGCCACAGGATGGTCACGTACTCACAGTATGTAGACTTGAGGGCGATATTGCTTTCATTCGGCAGGTCGGCCGCAGGAGATCCTGCCGTCTACTACGAGAAAATCGACCAGGCGATCGTGAAAGACAACTCTAGTCGGCGCGCGCTCTTCCAGTATCTCGTGGATCGGGGAGTAATCTATCGTGATGAGCAGTTGTACCGACTGCGCCGCGATAGTCTCTCAGCCCTGGGTTTCGGGGTTTCGGAAATCTACCGTGGAGAGCCAGGTCCTGCGGTCCTTGAGTTCTTGGCTGGGATTCCGGGCAACGCCGAGTAGGCCGCGCGGGGGCCTGGGCCAAACCGCTGGCACTGGCCCCTATCACTGCTCGAGGAGCAGTGATAGGGGCCAGGCGCGAGGCAGCCTAGGTCAGCGGGATTCGCCAGATGATGGACCCCTGCCGTAGGATTGAGCGTCGGTCACGTGTGCCTGCCCTCGTCGGCGGTGCGCGTGGACGATCCCGGTCGTCCTCACCCAGAGGATGACCATCCGACGGATTGAGAGGGTATGGCCAAGAAGGACGGTGTCATCGAGGTCGAGGGCACGATCATCGAAGCACTCCCGAACGCGATGTTCCGGGTGGAGCTGACGAACGGTCACAAGGTCCTCGCCCACATCTCGGGCAAGATGCGGCAGCACTACATCCGCATCCTCCCCGAGGACAAGGTCGTGGTGGAGCTCAGCCCCTACGACCTGACCCGCGGCCGCATCGTCTTCCGCTACCGCTGAGCGGGGCGGGTGGACGGCCCGGCCGCACCCCTTCGTCAGCACCTGCACGACCGCACGACCCGGTGCCGCTCCCGGCTCCGGGACAGATCGATGAAAGATGCCAAGGCATGAAGGTTCAGCCGAGCGTCAAGAAGATCTGCGACAACTGCAAGGTGATCCGCCGCAACGGTCGGGTCATGGTGATCTGCAGCAACCCGCGCCACAAGCAGCGCCAGGGTTGAGCGCAGGCCGCCACGGCCCCCGCGGAGGGTGACCAGGCAGCTCGCCTGATCGTCCCGACGACGCACGACAACTGCACACGCACGCAGCACCCGGCCCCTGAAGAAGGCGCCACCGGAGCCCCGCTCCGGTCCGCCGGATCGACGGGAGGCATCGCCTCCCGCAGGACGTCACCCTCGGCCCGGAGGCCGAGGACCGGGAACCCCGCGCTCATGGCGGGGAGCCATCCCCGGACCGGTGCTGCTCCAGACCTCCGGAAGAACAGAGAAGGACAACCACACGATGGCACGTCTTGTCGGAGTGGACCTGCCGCGCGAGAAGCGCGTCGAGGTCGCACTCACCTACATCTTCGGTGTCGGGCGGACCACCGCTCAGAAGGCCCTCGCGGCCACCGGCATCGACCCGAGCACCCGGGTCAAGGACCTCGGCGACGACCAGCTCGTCGCGCTGCGCGACCACCTCGAGGCGAACGTCCAGATCGAGGGTGACCTGCGTCGCGAGGTCGCCGCCGACATCCGCCGCAAGGTGGAGATCGGCACCTACGAGGGCCTGCGTCACCGGCGCGGCCTGCCCGTGCGTGGCCAGCGCACCAAGACCAACGCGCGCACCCGCAAGGGCCCGAAGCGCACCGTCGCCGGCAAGAAGAAGGTGGGTAAGTAATGCCTCCCAAGTCCCGTACCGGCGCCAAGTCGCGCCGCAAGATCAAGAAGAACGTGTCCGTGGGCCAGGCCCACATCAAGAGCACGTTCAACAACACGATCATCTCGATCACCGACCCCACCGGTGCGGTGATCTCGTGGGCCTCGGCCGGCCAGGTCGGCTTCAAGGGCTCGCGCAAGTCCACCCCGTACGCGGCGCAGATGGCTGCCGAGGCGGCCGCCCGCCGGGCCATGGAGCACGGCATGAAGAAGGTCGACGTCTTCGTCAAGGGCCCGGGCTCCGGTCGTGAGACCGCGATCCGCTCCCTGACCGCCACCGGCCTCGAGGTCGGCGCGATCCAGGACGTCACGCCCTCGCCGCACAACGGTGTCCGCCCGCCCAAGCGCCGGCGCGTCTGAGAATCGGGAGAGATAGCACATGGCTCGTTACACCGGCCCCATCACCAAGAAGTCCCGACGTCTCAAGACCGACCTCGTCGGCGGCGACAAGAACTTCGAGCTCCGTCCCTTCCCGCCCGGCCAGCACGGCCGCCGGCGGATCCAGGAGAAGGAGTACCTGACCCAGCTGCAGGAGAAGCAGAAGGCCCGCTTCACCTACGGCGTCATGGAGAAGCAGTTCGTCCGGTACTACAAGGAGGCGGCCAACCGCCCCGGCAAGACCGGCTCGAACCTGCTGACGATCCTCGAGTCCCGGCTCGACAACGTCGTCTACCGCGCGGGCCTGGCCCGCACCCGTCGGCACGCCCGTCAGCTCGTCACCCACGGCCACTTCGAGGTCAACGGTCGACGCACCGACGTGCCCAGCCAGCGGGTCGAGCAGTACGACATCGTCACCGTGCGCAAGCAGTCCGTCGAGAGCTTCCCCTTCCAGCTGGCCCGCGAGACCTTCGGCGAGCGGCCCGTCCCGGCGTGGCTGCACGTCGTCCCGGGCAGCC
Proteins encoded:
- the rpsK gene encoding 30S ribosomal protein S11, translating into MPPKSRTGAKSRRKIKKNVSVGQAHIKSTFNNTIISITDPTGAVISWASAGQVGFKGSRKSTPYAAQMAAEAAARRAMEHGMKKVDVFVKGPGSGRETAIRSLTATGLEVGAIQDVTPSPHNGVRPPKRRRV
- the rpsD gene encoding 30S ribosomal protein S4 → MARYTGPITKKSRRLKTDLVGGDKNFELRPFPPGQHGRRRIQEKEYLTQLQEKQKARFTYGVMEKQFVRYYKEAANRPGKTGSNLLTILESRLDNVVYRAGLARTRRHARQLVTHGHFEVNGRRTDVPSQRVEQYDIVTVRKQSVESFPFQLARETFGERPVPAWLHVVPGSLKILVHQLPTREQIDTTLTEQLIVELYSKN